A stretch of Sandaracinaceae bacterium DNA encodes these proteins:
- a CDS encoding peroxiredoxin-like family protein translates to MIEVGTHAPEFEADGLRDQRVRLSARRGTIVWLAFFRFASCPLCNYRVHEMVERWEEFAERDFQLLAVFQSPAERLREFVAKQSPPFELIADPEMALYDLYGLGSSVSAALSANVMAKGMKAAFTSGIRLLALPDGPATRVPADFFIDRRGVVRESYLGKDIADHVPLEQADAFLRSQGV, encoded by the coding sequence ATGATCGAAGTCGGTACACACGCCCCCGAGTTCGAGGCGGACGGTCTGCGAGATCAGCGGGTTCGCCTCTCCGCGCGACGCGGGACGATCGTGTGGCTCGCGTTCTTCCGCTTCGCGTCTTGCCCCCTCTGCAACTATCGGGTGCACGAGATGGTCGAGCGCTGGGAGGAGTTCGCCGAGCGCGACTTCCAGCTCCTCGCGGTGTTTCAGTCGCCCGCGGAGCGACTGCGTGAGTTCGTGGCCAAGCAGTCGCCGCCCTTCGAGCTCATCGCCGATCCGGAGATGGCCCTCTACGACCTCTACGGCCTCGGTTCCTCGGTCTCCGCGGCCCTCTCGGCCAACGTGATGGCCAAGGGCATGAAGGCCGCGTTCACGAGCGGGATCAGGCTGCTCGCGCTCCCCGACGGCCCGGCCACGCGGGTCCCGGCTGACTTCTTCATCGACCGCCGCGGCGTCGTCCGGGAGAGCTACCTCGGCAAGGACATCGCCGACCACGTCCCGCTCGAGCAGGCCGACGCCTTCCTCCGCAGCCAGGGCGTCTGA
- a CDS encoding proprotein convertase P-domain-containing protein, whose protein sequence is MRFTLSSRWLFLSLALALTGTGCATEDPSNPSGDDFPLSDVDALYEGAPDDRCMSCPVDGKADEVLPSTFDLMEIQTPVRSQGSRGTCTIFATAALMESLYLAEGTIENPDFSEQFLQWSAKIELGSFPNSSGSNPSYNLRAINRFGVVEESVWPYESSEWGTSNDPMCTGDDRPTYCYTNGQPPESALMAQRFHLPAGRWINPSARSLKGHMVSTRTPVVVSGDFFYQSWNHGRSNLKTNSEYSRNGYVLAPNDADIEDSSGDRRAGHGFLLVGWDDELSVPRVDGEGNETGEMETGFFLFKNSWGTGRFGTANPHGAGYGWISYRYVQEHLTAYVSGLPDVMVPEVCNDGVDNDRNGSTDCADAACASERACMDPAGELRNDTAMPIPDNDPSGIGSVIEVAEGGTISSLAVSVDISHSYVGDLTVRLVRGDGVEATLQERSGGSADDLVRTFDVTEFNGTDAAGTYTLAVSDHAGSDTGTLNGWSMELTRCTTDCGGTPMPREPVEGEAPLSIPDDGSVTSDASVSEGGVITAMSVEVDITHTFPYELTVRFGREGGSEFVLLTESSSSDGVHRTFDVPQFIGEDAAGTWRLTVVDGASGDTGTLDGWRLHVTTR, encoded by the coding sequence ATGCGCTTCACCCTCTCCTCTCGCTGGCTCTTCCTGAGCCTCGCCCTCGCGCTGACCGGCACCGGCTGCGCCACCGAAGATCCGTCGAACCCGAGCGGCGACGACTTCCCCCTCTCGGACGTGGACGCCCTCTATGAAGGCGCGCCCGACGACCGCTGCATGAGCTGTCCGGTGGACGGCAAGGCCGACGAGGTCCTGCCCTCGACCTTCGACCTCATGGAGATCCAGACCCCGGTCCGCTCCCAGGGCAGCCGCGGCACCTGCACCATCTTCGCGACCGCCGCGCTGATGGAGAGCCTCTACCTGGCCGAGGGCACCATCGAGAACCCCGACTTCTCGGAGCAGTTCCTCCAGTGGTCGGCGAAGATCGAGCTCGGCTCGTTCCCGAACAGCTCCGGCAGCAACCCGAGCTACAACCTCCGCGCGATCAACCGCTTCGGCGTCGTCGAGGAGTCGGTCTGGCCGTACGAGAGCTCCGAGTGGGGCACCTCGAACGACCCCATGTGCACCGGGGACGACCGCCCGACCTACTGCTACACGAACGGGCAGCCGCCCGAGTCCGCGCTCATGGCGCAGCGCTTCCACCTCCCGGCGGGTCGCTGGATCAACCCCAGCGCGCGCTCGCTCAAGGGCCACATGGTCTCGACGCGCACCCCGGTGGTCGTCAGCGGCGACTTCTTCTACCAGTCGTGGAACCACGGCCGCAGCAACCTGAAGACCAACAGCGAGTACTCGCGCAACGGCTACGTGCTCGCGCCGAACGACGCGGACATCGAGGACTCGAGCGGCGACCGCCGCGCCGGCCACGGCTTCCTGCTCGTCGGCTGGGATGACGAGCTGTCGGTCCCGCGCGTCGACGGTGAGGGCAACGAGACCGGTGAGATGGAGACCGGCTTCTTCCTCTTCAAGAACTCCTGGGGCACCGGCCGCTTCGGCACCGCCAACCCGCACGGCGCGGGCTACGGCTGGATCAGCTACCGCTACGTCCAGGAGCACCTCACCGCCTACGTCTCCGGCCTGCCGGACGTGATGGTCCCCGAGGTCTGCAACGACGGCGTCGACAACGACCGCAACGGCAGCACCGACTGCGCCGACGCGGCCTGCGCCAGCGAGCGCGCCTGCATGGACCCGGCCGGCGAGCTCCGCAACGACACCGCGATGCCCATCCCGGACAACGATCCGAGCGGCATCGGCAGCGTCATCGAGGTCGCCGAGGGCGGCACCATCAGCTCGCTCGCGGTCAGCGTCGACATCTCGCACAGCTACGTCGGTGACCTCACCGTCCGGCTCGTCCGGGGCGACGGCGTCGAGGCCACCCTCCAGGAGCGCAGCGGCGGCAGCGCCGACGACCTCGTCCGCACCTTCGACGTGACCGAGTTCAACGGCACCGACGCGGCCGGCACCTACACCCTCGCGGTCAGCGACCACGCGGGCTCCGACACCGGCACGCTCAACGGCTGGAGCATGGAGCTGACCCGCTGCACCACCGACTGCGGCGGCACCCCGATGCCGCGTGAGCCGGTCGAGGGCGAGGCGCCCCTGTCCATCCCCGACGACGGCTCGGTCACGAGCGACGCGTCGGTGAGCGAGGGCGGCGTGATCACGGCGATGAGCGTCGAGGTCGACATCACCCACACCTTCCCCTACGAGCTGACCGTGCGCTTCGGGCGCGAGGGCGGCAGCGAGTTCGTGCTCCTGACCGAGTCGAGCTCCTCCGACGGCGTGCACCGCACCTTCGACGTCCCGCAGTTCATCGGCGAGGACGCGGCCGGCACCTGGCGGCTCACCGTGGTCGACGGCGCGAGCGGCGACACCGGCACCCTCGACGGCTGGCGCCTCCACGTCACCACCCGCTGA
- a CDS encoding patatin-like phospholipase family protein, translated as MIEREPGERAKMGLCLGGGGITGVMYEVGCLAALEESFEGFSAADFDVYVGSSSGATLAAVLAGGHSALRLYRALLDPADDFFNLKRNHLLRLDAKEWRRVASSVVGAARRFVSSAASSPLELDVWNELDRFWDSLPAGIFTLDPYERFLEAFMARRQIPQDFDELPRTLFLVANDLDRGERAVFGDGELSNVPISRAICASSAIPVLFAPVRVDGRDFIDGGMGDVAHADLAANAGCSVVLIINPMVPVRASQDSPGVPTGHGPGRRVRDKGLIWVNSQAWRLRSEARLLEGIRQYELDHPDTELLLLEPAPDDATVFMYSPMNFAARRAILEDGYRRTRQALDADGSELRAHLLAAGLRPA; from the coding sequence GTGATTGAACGAGAGCCCGGCGAGCGCGCGAAGATGGGGCTCTGCCTCGGCGGCGGGGGCATCACGGGCGTCATGTACGAGGTGGGCTGCCTCGCCGCGCTCGAGGAGTCCTTCGAGGGCTTCAGCGCCGCGGACTTCGACGTCTACGTCGGCAGCTCGAGCGGCGCGACGCTCGCCGCGGTGCTCGCGGGCGGCCACTCCGCGCTCCGGCTCTACCGCGCGCTCCTCGACCCGGCCGACGACTTCTTCAACCTCAAGCGCAACCACCTCCTGCGCCTCGACGCCAAGGAGTGGCGCCGCGTCGCCTCCAGCGTGGTCGGCGCGGCGCGACGCTTCGTCTCCAGCGCCGCCTCGAGCCCCCTCGAGCTGGACGTGTGGAACGAGCTGGACCGGTTCTGGGACTCGCTCCCGGCCGGCATCTTCACCCTCGACCCCTACGAGCGCTTCCTGGAGGCGTTCATGGCGCGCCGCCAGATCCCGCAGGACTTCGACGAGCTGCCGCGCACCCTCTTCCTCGTCGCCAACGACCTCGACCGGGGCGAGCGCGCGGTCTTCGGCGACGGGGAGCTGTCGAACGTGCCGATCAGCCGGGCCATCTGCGCCTCGAGCGCGATCCCGGTGCTCTTCGCCCCCGTGCGCGTCGACGGGCGCGACTTCATCGACGGCGGCATGGGCGACGTGGCGCACGCCGACCTGGCCGCCAACGCGGGCTGCTCCGTCGTCCTGATCATCAACCCGATGGTCCCCGTCCGGGCCAGCCAGGACAGCCCCGGGGTGCCCACCGGACACGGCCCCGGGCGGCGCGTGCGCGACAAGGGCCTCATCTGGGTGAACAGCCAGGCCTGGCGCCTCCGCAGCGAGGCCCGCCTGCTCGAGGGCATTCGCCAGTACGAGCTGGACCACCCGGACACGGAGCTGCTCCTGCTCGAGCCCGCGCCCGACGACGCCACGGTCTTCATGTACAGCCCGATGAACTTCGCCGCGCGCCGCGCCATCCTCGAGGACGGCTACCGCCGCACGCGGCAGGCGCTCGACGCCGACGGATCCGAGCTCCGCGCGCACCTGCTCGCCGCGGGCCTGCGTCCCGCCTGA
- the infA gene encoding translation initiation factor IF-1, with protein MVRPRIGCEQGSVAIGSRSLYIAEDPITGPPLWGAPRASRHVPRWPLPAPRRTKPRPVAVDAGRYETRAASSIPGGSVARRRGGGGRRGGGGRRKGGGGNRDFDGDDERSDHVKLEGTVTNVFAGGQFEVETDAGPTVRAKLCGRMRKYRIRVILGDRVTVALSPYDLNHGMIVYRTK; from the coding sequence GTGGTACGTCCCCGGATCGGGTGTGAGCAGGGTTCGGTTGCGATCGGGAGCCGCTCCCTCTATATCGCGGAGGACCCGATCACCGGCCCGCCCCTCTGGGGGGCCCCGCGTGCGTCGCGTCACGTGCCGCGCTGGCCACTTCCGGCCCCACGGCGCACTAAGCCGCGACCGGTCGCAGTCGACGCCGGGCGGTACGAAACCCGAGCAGCAAGCTCAATCCCAGGAGGCTCAGTGGCAAGAAGAAGGGGCGGCGGCGGTCGTCGAGGCGGCGGCGGCCGTAGAAAAGGCGGAGGCGGAAATCGCGATTTCGACGGTGACGACGAGCGCAGCGATCACGTCAAGCTCGAAGGCACCGTGACGAACGTGTTCGCCGGAGGCCAGTTCGAGGTAGAGACCGACGCGGGCCCGACGGTCCGCGCGAAGCTCTGCGGACGCATGCGCAAGTACCGCATCCGCGTGATTCTGGGAGACCGAGTGACCGTGGCGCTCTCTCCCTACGATCTCAACCACGGCATGATCGTCTACCGGACCAAGTAA
- a CDS encoding CoA-binding protein, whose amino-acid sequence MEMQEAARAFLALRRIAVAGVSRKAQSPANAIARRLRETGHEVFAINPSGETIDGEPSFPSVDAVPGGVEGVVVVTSAAQARQVAEDAAAAGAEWIWFHQGMGPVSFDDEALETARRAGLRVISVGCPMMYCAPDGFHRCAKGLFRFFGRIPKEIQLTT is encoded by the coding sequence ATGGAGATGCAAGAGGCCGCGCGCGCGTTCCTCGCCCTGCGGCGGATCGCGGTGGCTGGCGTGTCGCGCAAGGCTCAGTCGCCCGCGAACGCCATCGCTCGACGCCTGCGCGAGACCGGGCACGAGGTCTTCGCGATCAATCCGAGCGGCGAGACCATCGACGGCGAGCCCTCCTTCCCCTCGGTGGACGCCGTACCCGGCGGGGTCGAGGGTGTGGTCGTCGTCACCTCGGCGGCGCAGGCGCGGCAGGTCGCGGAGGACGCGGCGGCAGCCGGGGCCGAGTGGATCTGGTTCCACCAGGGAATGGGCCCGGTATCGTTCGACGACGAGGCGCTCGAGACGGCCAGGCGCGCCGGCCTCCGTGTGATCTCGGTCGGCTGTCCGATGATGTACTGCGCACCCGACGGCTTTCATCGCTGCGCGAAGGGCCTCTTCCGGTTCTTCGGTCGGATCCCGAAGGAGATCCAGTTGACGACCTGA
- a CDS encoding glycerophosphodiester phosphodiesterase, whose protein sequence is MLLYAHRGAHQTHPENTLEAFEAAIAQGADGVELDVRTCGSGEVVVAHDPHFGRVAGRAAWVAHMPWAALRELDLGGGARPPLLDDAIDLVVGAGLALNVEVKGDVPSRRATARAVAGLLGRRSERERDAILLSSFDPIVLGSLGGVGVRRAFLFDRENTGLLRAALFHAAVRPEGLHPHHALCNPRRMRRWKRAGLFVNPWTVNDPDEARRLEALGVDGLVTDDVPALSRP, encoded by the coding sequence ATGCTTCTTTACGCACACCGCGGCGCCCATCAGACGCATCCCGAGAACACGCTCGAGGCCTTCGAGGCGGCCATCGCCCAGGGCGCCGACGGGGTGGAGCTGGACGTCCGGACCTGCGGCTCGGGTGAGGTCGTCGTGGCGCACGACCCGCACTTCGGCCGCGTGGCCGGGCGCGCGGCGTGGGTGGCGCACATGCCGTGGGCGGCGCTGCGGGAGCTCGACCTGGGCGGCGGCGCGCGCCCTCCGCTCCTCGACGACGCGATCGACCTCGTGGTCGGGGCGGGGCTCGCGCTCAACGTGGAGGTGAAGGGCGACGTGCCGAGCCGCCGCGCCACCGCGCGTGCCGTCGCCGGCCTCCTGGGACGCAGGAGCGAGCGCGAGCGCGACGCGATCCTGCTGTCGAGCTTCGACCCCATCGTGCTCGGCTCGCTCGGCGGCGTCGGCGTGCGCCGCGCCTTCCTCTTCGACCGCGAGAACACGGGGCTGCTCCGGGCCGCGCTCTTCCACGCCGCGGTGCGCCCCGAGGGGCTCCACCCGCACCACGCGCTCTGCAACCCACGTCGCATGCGCCGCTGGAAGCGCGCCGGCCTGTTCGTCAACCCGTGGACCGTCAACGACCCCGACGAGGCGCGCCGTCTCGAGGCGCTCGGCGTCGACGGCCTCGTCACCGACGACGTCCCCGCGCTCTCGCGCCCCTGA
- a CDS encoding CPBP family intramembrane glutamic endopeptidase has product MLLGPRGAVSLLGALGLLFVVVAVAMGALSLSAGLQALLSGVPFGAALDATWVEPVVLQLSLLTGLLVATGVGTAGAWGKELTYREALDITPVPRALIFFAIMGGLALQFPLRELVNLIVDVGGATAMSVEQQMMLQRAVRIDSVSDALLVPLTIVAAPAIGEELLFRGLMLPGLSRRYGDRAGLVLSAALFAVIHGAPALIAMVFVAGLVLGYVRQRTDSVLPCVAMHGAFNAVPVLLPVSVVRIEGFNTVGEDVYHLPLTLALGGAIVAAASVMAIARLSSGDGD; this is encoded by the coding sequence ATGCTCCTCGGTCCTCGCGGCGCCGTCTCGCTGCTCGGCGCGCTCGGGCTGCTCTTCGTCGTGGTGGCCGTCGCCATGGGCGCGCTCAGCCTGTCCGCGGGCCTGCAAGCGCTGCTCTCCGGGGTGCCCTTCGGCGCCGCGCTCGACGCGACCTGGGTGGAGCCCGTGGTCCTGCAGCTCTCGCTCTTGACCGGGCTCCTGGTGGCGACCGGGGTGGGCACCGCCGGCGCGTGGGGCAAGGAGCTGACCTACCGCGAGGCGCTCGACATCACGCCGGTCCCGCGCGCCCTGATCTTCTTCGCCATCATGGGCGGCCTCGCGCTCCAGTTCCCGCTCCGGGAGCTGGTGAACCTCATCGTCGACGTGGGCGGCGCGACCGCGATGAGCGTCGAGCAGCAGATGATGTTGCAGCGCGCGGTCCGCATCGACTCGGTGAGCGACGCCCTGCTCGTGCCGCTGACCATCGTGGCCGCGCCCGCCATCGGCGAGGAGCTGCTCTTCCGCGGGCTGATGCTGCCGGGGCTCTCGCGCCGCTACGGCGATCGCGCGGGCCTGGTCCTGAGCGCGGCGCTCTTCGCGGTGATCCACGGCGCGCCCGCCCTGATCGCGATGGTCTTCGTCGCCGGGCTCGTGCTCGGGTACGTGCGGCAGCGCACCGACTCGGTCCTCCCGTGCGTCGCGATGCACGGCGCCTTCAACGCGGTGCCCGTGCTGCTGCCGGTGAGCGTGGTGCGCATCGAGGGCTTCAACACGGTCGGCGAAGACGTGTACCATCTGCCCCTGACGCTGGCGCTCGGCGGCGCCATCGTGGCCGCCGCGAGCGTGATGGCGATCGCCCGGCTGAGCAGCGGTGACGGTGATTGA
- a CDS encoding radical SAM protein: protein MRSRGRDVTLHAPSGCDRACVLCRATGQAASADAAAAARHGGGRLTLRGDAAWARAMLVASAEASWSERVVHTHGNWRAEDLVDAGASGVRVPLFSHVAAVHDRIVGSPGQLEQSLEALERFASAGLRVEIEVPVLARRLSHPLSVVQRARASCDRVAAARFVAPRGEVHAQLVTPPWTESGPLLDEALAWCAEAGIEAALNRDAGVPFCALPERGEVFRFDPKREREPAFGCVRPAVCAGCACAAQCPGVPRRQVEAHGEVGLRPFPERPSALYHQRSTPHEEWTEERREAAKRTGLLVLRPTVNCNQDCVFCSANETSANVWTSDDAMLKQIVRAAERGVSRLAFGGGEPTLAKGLPRYVAEARRLGIAEVELVTNGTLLDREAKVRALADAGLTHAFVSLHAHDERLSRHLTRKEGDFDRTVKATGLLADAGVKTTVNHVITTENMRFLSSFVRFVRGRFEGRVAISFAFVTPQYKALEDLAMMPRMSALQPHLEAAMSEALALDQPAWIGARQGIPPCRLGAFRAWSDIFEHAAAGIAEDTPQKTRASGCDRCRYTRVCTGVWRPYAERHGTDELTPIEGAPFGEDELAAIRAIKREPWGLPPSDFEALPSFLRDREAEARGAAADTGIRALPTRPIARGTRPVRVALFGDGRRAAELAAALRQVEGASLDAVVGPHAEEVVDPAFGDCPRWTDPTEALDAIRPDAVVVAGRSAPLAALARDRGVPTLAPAHPLLLGYGLDDMEGPLLRVVHRVGPRAPAAWSRRGLAPLLEDVLALVLWRHPGAALEDARFVGASRPERVQLQLRCEQRRIDVTLELDGGAPRLDLAADRGDATATLDAADARMLESFVRIVREGGSLPDASLPDVADAASALSAEVIDRLAAAGLPFARANAPKHVASPSFREPR from the coding sequence GTGAGGTCGCGCGGACGGGATGTGACGCTGCACGCGCCGTCGGGGTGCGACCGGGCGTGCGTGCTCTGCCGCGCGACGGGACAGGCGGCGTCGGCGGACGCGGCGGCGGCGGCCCGGCACGGAGGGGGGCGGCTGACGCTGCGGGGCGACGCGGCGTGGGCGCGCGCGATGCTCGTCGCGTCGGCGGAGGCGAGCTGGTCCGAGCGCGTGGTGCACACGCACGGGAACTGGCGGGCGGAGGACCTCGTCGACGCGGGCGCGAGCGGGGTGAGGGTGCCGCTCTTCTCGCACGTGGCCGCGGTGCACGACCGGATCGTCGGCTCGCCGGGGCAGCTCGAACAGAGCCTCGAGGCGCTCGAGCGCTTCGCTTCGGCGGGTCTGCGGGTGGAGATCGAGGTGCCGGTGCTCGCGCGGAGGCTCTCGCACCCGCTCTCCGTGGTGCAGCGCGCCCGGGCTTCCTGCGATCGGGTGGCCGCGGCGCGCTTCGTGGCTCCGCGCGGTGAGGTGCACGCGCAGCTGGTCACCCCTCCCTGGACCGAGAGCGGCCCGCTCCTCGACGAGGCCCTCGCCTGGTGCGCCGAGGCCGGGATCGAGGCGGCGCTGAACCGCGACGCGGGGGTGCCCTTCTGCGCGCTGCCCGAGCGCGGCGAGGTCTTCCGCTTCGACCCCAAGCGCGAGCGCGAGCCGGCCTTCGGGTGCGTGCGGCCCGCCGTGTGCGCGGGCTGCGCCTGCGCCGCGCAGTGTCCGGGCGTCCCGCGCAGGCAGGTGGAGGCGCACGGCGAGGTGGGGCTGAGGCCGTTTCCGGAGCGGCCGAGCGCGCTCTACCACCAGCGCAGCACCCCGCATGAGGAGTGGACAGAGGAGCGGCGGGAGGCGGCGAAGCGGACCGGGCTGCTCGTCCTGCGTCCGACGGTGAATTGCAACCAGGACTGCGTGTTCTGCAGCGCGAACGAGACGTCGGCGAACGTGTGGACGTCGGACGACGCGATGCTGAAGCAGATCGTGCGCGCGGCCGAGCGCGGCGTCTCGCGGCTCGCGTTCGGCGGGGGCGAGCCCACGCTGGCCAAGGGCTTGCCGCGGTACGTGGCGGAGGCGCGGCGGCTCGGGATCGCGGAGGTGGAGCTGGTCACGAACGGCACGCTGCTCGACCGGGAGGCGAAGGTGCGCGCGCTGGCGGACGCCGGTCTGACGCACGCCTTCGTCTCCCTGCACGCGCACGACGAGCGGCTGAGCCGGCACCTGACGCGCAAGGAGGGCGACTTCGATCGCACCGTGAAGGCCACGGGACTGCTCGCGGACGCGGGCGTCAAGACCACGGTCAATCACGTGATCACGACCGAGAACATGCGCTTCTTGTCGTCGTTCGTGCGCTTCGTGCGGGGGCGCTTCGAGGGCCGGGTGGCCATCTCGTTCGCGTTCGTGACCCCGCAGTACAAGGCGCTCGAGGATCTCGCGATGATGCCCCGCATGAGCGCGCTCCAGCCGCACCTGGAGGCGGCGATGAGCGAGGCGCTCGCGCTGGATCAGCCCGCGTGGATCGGCGCGCGCCAGGGGATCCCGCCGTGCCGGCTCGGGGCCTTCCGCGCGTGGTCGGACATCTTCGAGCACGCGGCGGCGGGGATCGCGGAGGACACGCCCCAGAAGACGCGCGCGTCGGGCTGCGATCGGTGTCGCTACACGCGGGTCTGCACGGGGGTGTGGAGGCCGTACGCGGAGCGCCACGGGACCGACGAGCTGACGCCGATCGAGGGCGCGCCGTTCGGAGAAGACGAGCTGGCCGCGATCCGCGCGATCAAGCGCGAGCCCTGGGGGCTGCCGCCGAGCGACTTCGAGGCGCTGCCGTCGTTCCTCCGAGACCGCGAGGCCGAGGCGCGGGGCGCAGCGGCGGACACGGGGATTCGGGCGCTGCCCACGCGGCCCATCGCCCGCGGCACGCGCCCGGTCCGCGTCGCCCTGTTCGGTGACGGGCGACGCGCGGCGGAGCTGGCCGCGGCGCTGCGCCAGGTCGAGGGCGCCTCCCTCGACGCCGTCGTGGGCCCGCACGCGGAGGAGGTGGTGGACCCGGCGTTCGGAGACTGCCCGCGCTGGACCGACCCGACCGAGGCGCTCGACGCCATCCGCCCCGACGCGGTGGTGGTGGCGGGGCGGAGCGCACCGCTGGCGGCGCTCGCGCGGGATCGCGGCGTGCCGACCCTCGCGCCGGCCCACCCGCTCCTGCTCGGCTACGGCCTCGACGACATGGAGGGCCCGCTGCTCCGGGTGGTGCATCGCGTGGGGCCGCGGGCGCCGGCCGCCTGGTCTCGGCGCGGGCTCGCCCCGCTCCTCGAGGACGTGCTCGCGCTGGTCCTGTGGCGACACCCCGGCGCGGCGCTCGAGGATGCGCGCTTCGTCGGCGCGTCGCGCCCCGAGCGGGTGCAGCTCCAGTTGCGATGCGAGCAGCGCCGAATCGACGTGACGCTGGAGCTGGATGGAGGCGCGCCGCGGCTCGACCTGGCGGCGGATCGAGGAGACGCGACGGCGACCCTCGACGCGGCCGACGCGCGCATGCTCGAGTCCTTCGTCCGCATCGTGCGCGAGGGCGGCTCGCTCCCGGACGCCTCGCTCCCGGACGTGGCGGACGCGGCAAGCGCGCTGAGCGCCGAGGTGATCGATCGGCTCGCGGCGGCGGGGCTGCCCTTCGCCCGCGCCAACGCGCCGAAGCACGTCGCCTCGCCTTCGTTCCGGGAGCCTCGCTGA
- a CDS encoding universal stress protein, translating to MADPELRTILCPVDFSLGAEEALRYALFLARTHGAKVRVLHVDDFSSFGVPGEAGLVEQRHARLGDQLRELVNRYRGGVDIEARLQSGIPYEAIVEASHDPEVDMIVLGTHGRTGLKRLLVGSVAERVVRTAHVPVVTVRHPEYASVAKSPGAPIR from the coding sequence GTGGCCGACCCCGAGCTGAGGACGATCCTGTGCCCCGTCGACTTCTCGCTCGGCGCGGAGGAGGCGCTGCGCTACGCGCTCTTCCTCGCCCGCACCCACGGCGCGAAGGTGCGGGTGCTGCACGTCGACGACTTCTCGAGCTTCGGCGTCCCGGGGGAGGCCGGCCTCGTGGAGCAGCGGCACGCCCGGCTCGGCGATCAGCTGCGTGAGCTCGTCAACCGCTACCGAGGCGGGGTGGACATCGAGGCGCGCCTCCAGAGCGGGATCCCCTACGAGGCCATCGTCGAGGCGTCGCACGACCCCGAGGTCGATATGATCGTGCTCGGCACCCACGGCCGCACGGGGCTCAAGCGCCTGCTCGTCGGCTCGGTCGCGGAGCGCGTGGTCCGCACCGCCCACGTGCCCGTGGTCACCGTGCGCCACCCCGAGTACGCGAGCGTCGCGAAGTCGCCGGGCGCGCCGATCCGCTGA